Proteins encoded by one window of Mesorhizobium sp. INR15:
- a CDS encoding DUF982 domain-containing protein — MTAFMPVTLRFCDNKTAMVGSVAEAAKALGQQWPDKTAEAFQAAMRLVGLAIDGTCSQRIAFDAFKKAAREQGILVTRPKSRATEWLDAATNP, encoded by the coding sequence ATGACGGCCTTCATGCCGGTTACCCTGCGCTTTTGCGACAACAAGACCGCCATGGTCGGCTCGGTGGCCGAGGCCGCCAAGGCGCTTGGCCAGCAATGGCCGGACAAGACCGCCGAGGCCTTTCAGGCGGCCATGCGGCTGGTGGGGCTGGCCATTGACGGCACCTGCAGCCAGCGCATCGCCTTCGATGCCTTCAAGAAGGCCGCGCGCGAGCAAGGCATTCTGGTGACGAGGCCCAAAAGCCGCGCCACCGAATGGCTGGACGCCGCCACCAACCCCTGA
- a CDS encoding ABC transporter permease — translation MSVAEDQNQRGGINMARLLMSFGPLLFLVALIVVFTVLKPSFIDPINLFNITRQISITGLIALGMTFVILTAGIDLSVGSLLAFCGMVAAVVAKGGTANTLSLSTSGTQGFGWFAALLAAVAVGAAAGGVQGLAITRLKVPPFVVTLGGLTVFRGLTLTISNGGPISGFDASMRWFGTGLIGPVPVPALIFALAAVLCHVVLRYTRYGRAVYAVGGNAEAARLSGLRVDRILVSVYVIVGFFAGLAAFVLSARLNSSEAVAGIGYELTVISAVVIGGTSLFGGIGSVGGTVVGAALIGVLQNGLQFNNVSSYTQSIVIGLILILAVAFDRWLKSRVRR, via the coding sequence ATGAGCGTCGCGGAAGACCAGAACCAGCGCGGCGGCATCAACATGGCACGGCTTTTGATGAGCTTCGGGCCGCTGCTGTTCCTTGTCGCCCTGATCGTCGTCTTCACCGTGCTGAAGCCGAGCTTCATCGACCCGATCAACCTGTTCAACATCACGCGGCAGATTTCGATCACCGGGCTGATCGCGCTTGGCATGACCTTCGTCATCCTCACCGCCGGCATCGATCTCTCGGTCGGCTCGCTTCTCGCCTTTTGCGGCATGGTCGCCGCCGTTGTTGCCAAGGGCGGCACCGCCAACACGCTGTCGCTATCGACCTCGGGTACACAAGGTTTCGGCTGGTTCGCGGCGCTGCTTGCCGCCGTCGCGGTGGGCGCCGCCGCCGGCGGCGTGCAGGGGCTCGCCATCACGCGGCTGAAAGTTCCGCCCTTCGTCGTCACGCTGGGCGGGCTGACGGTGTTTCGCGGGCTGACGCTGACCATTTCCAATGGCGGCCCGATCTCGGGCTTCGACGCTTCGATGCGCTGGTTCGGCACCGGCCTGATCGGTCCCGTGCCGGTGCCGGCGCTGATCTTCGCGCTGGCGGCGGTTCTGTGCCACGTCGTGCTGCGCTACACCCGCTATGGCCGCGCCGTCTATGCCGTCGGCGGCAATGCGGAGGCGGCGCGCCTGTCCGGCCTGCGCGTCGACCGCATCCTGGTCTCGGTCTATGTCATCGTCGGCTTCTTCGCCGGGCTCGCCGCCTTTGTCCTGTCGGCGCGGCTGAACTCTTCCGAAGCGGTGGCCGGCATCGGCTACGAGCTGACGGTCATCTCCGCCGTCGTCATCGGCGGCACATCGCTGTTCGGCGGCATCGGCTCGGTCGGCGGCACGGTGGTGGGCGCGGCTCTGATCGGCGTGCTGCAGAACGGCCTGCAGTTCAACAACGTCTCGTCCTACACGCAAAGCATTGTCATCGGCCTGATACTGATCCTTGCGGTGGCTTTCGACCGATGGCTGAAGTCACGGGTGCGGCGATAG
- a CDS encoding DUF1376 domain-containing protein, which yields MQLYVSDFVGDTLALSTEQIGAYMLLLMAMWNAGGALPDDDAKLARVVRMSTKKWRAISADLLTFFERGKGEISHNRLTKELRKSLIKSEARAAAGSRGGAATALKTKAQEAANADALPRHLPESRNHSEKAGAFSPGENAKRFSRENAKRFSQRQPSENAQRFSEQANQHAKRFSGPSGKSPPASPATLHRPENRPAGISRKPMPTPPTPSSRRSRAMTATELQQATKALAAMFSCFPQSALADVEMQMRGYLAAVQDAELADLTSAIQRFVRGEVKACNAQFCPSSAQLCIELRERRAIRELLARRAASQVLRSA from the coding sequence ATGCAGCTCTATGTCTCGGATTTCGTCGGCGACACGCTGGCGCTCTCCACCGAGCAGATCGGCGCCTACATGCTGTTGCTGATGGCGATGTGGAATGCCGGAGGTGCGCTGCCCGATGACGACGCCAAGCTGGCGCGGGTGGTGCGCATGTCGACGAAGAAATGGCGCGCCATCAGCGCCGATCTGCTGACCTTCTTCGAGCGCGGCAAGGGCGAGATCAGCCACAACCGGCTGACGAAAGAGCTGCGCAAAAGCCTGATCAAAAGCGAAGCGAGGGCCGCCGCCGGGTCGCGCGGCGGGGCCGCTACCGCCTTGAAAACAAAGGCGCAGGAGGCGGCAAATGCCGATGCTTTGCCGCGGCATCTTCCAGAATCCAGAAACCATAGTGAAAAAGCTGGCGCTTTTTCCCCAGGCGAAAACGCGAAGCGTTTTTCCCGCGAAAACGCGAAGCGTTTTTCGCAGCGCCAACCCTCCGAAAACGCGCAGCGTTTTTCGGAACAGGCAAACCAACATGCCAAGCGTTTCTCGGGCCCATCGGGCAAATCGCCTCCGGCTTCCCCAGCCACCTTGCACCGCCCAGAAAACCGCCCGGCTGGCATCAGCCGAAAACCCATGCCGACGCCGCCAACACCATCATCGAGGAGATCAAGAGCCATGACCGCAACCGAATTGCAGCAGGCGACGAAGGCGCTGGCCGCGATGTTCTCATGCTTCCCGCAATCAGCACTCGCTGATGTCGAGATGCAGATGCGCGGCTATCTGGCCGCGGTGCAGGATGCCGAGCTGGCAGACCTGACGTCCGCCATCCAGCGCTTCGTGCGTGGCGAGGTGAAAGCCTGCAACGCCCAGTTCTGCCCCTCCAGCGCGCAGCTCTGCATCGAACTGCGCGAACGCCGCGCGATCAGGGAATTGTTGGCGAGACGGGCGGCCTCGCAAGTCTTGCGTTCTGCATGA
- a CDS encoding diguanylate cyclase gives MGSPWSELLANLAVVAMFVSVWVHTHVWVDRKAALTRATAFGLLMGSGAVILMMTPMQLQEGVFVDLRGTMIALAGFFGGPVACAIAGLMAVAYRFHEGGVGVVAGSAGIGIATLIGIAGHLALKGRYPERVDVLILAAAAAAGSLLALFALPRAIMQVVVPQVGLPTSLLIFVSIMLSGLALYQERRRIEALHSRRIYKAIVEALPDCLNVKDLDGRFIAANPATARLMHAADAKALIGKTDFDFYPQETATKFREDELVILGVGAPSTIEQRVQHAGGAYGWLSTLKAPLTDRAGTIIGLITHNRDITARRELENELAESRVRLTDALTHMADGLVMFDAEDRLTLCNDQYREMFPDTADVRVPGADHRAILRLSVERGEEIVQGDELEPWIDDIIRSHHVACNRQIRLADGRWLDIRTRPTHDGGSLSVFSDITAGKQAEAELVAANEKLNLLAHRDGLTELMTRRAFDETLAREFARSQRNDTPLSLLLVDVDWFKRFNDRYGHPAGDDCLRAVSDCLRATMRRPADSAARYGGEEFAMILPETDAKGAFVIAEKLRAAVRGLELVHEASEKKIVTVSTGVASLDANGPALDMAGLIRRADEALYGAKAAGRDRVHGWPRHDLSQAPLLRGRRK, from the coding sequence ATGGGCTCGCCCTGGTCCGAACTGCTGGCCAATCTCGCCGTCGTGGCAATGTTTGTCTCCGTCTGGGTTCACACGCATGTGTGGGTGGACCGCAAGGCGGCTTTGACGCGCGCGACAGCCTTCGGCCTGCTGATGGGCTCAGGCGCCGTCATTTTGATGATGACACCGATGCAATTGCAGGAAGGGGTCTTTGTCGACCTGCGCGGCACGATGATCGCGCTGGCCGGCTTCTTCGGCGGTCCGGTCGCCTGCGCCATTGCCGGGCTGATGGCCGTTGCCTACCGCTTCCATGAAGGCGGCGTTGGCGTGGTCGCCGGCAGCGCGGGGATCGGCATCGCCACGCTGATCGGCATCGCCGGCCATCTTGCCTTGAAGGGCCGCTATCCCGAGCGCGTCGACGTGCTGATTCTGGCGGCGGCGGCCGCGGCCGGTTCGCTGCTTGCCTTGTTCGCGCTGCCGCGCGCGATCATGCAGGTGGTGGTGCCGCAAGTGGGGCTGCCGACTTCACTGCTCATCTTCGTCTCGATCATGCTGTCGGGACTGGCGCTCTATCAGGAGCGGCGGCGCATAGAGGCGTTGCATTCCAGGCGCATCTACAAGGCGATCGTCGAAGCACTGCCCGATTGTCTCAACGTCAAGGACCTGGACGGGCGGTTCATTGCCGCCAATCCGGCGACCGCGCGGCTGATGCACGCGGCGGACGCCAAGGCGCTGATCGGCAAGACCGATTTCGATTTCTATCCGCAAGAGACCGCCACCAAGTTCCGGGAAGACGAATTGGTGATCCTTGGCGTCGGCGCGCCTTCGACCATCGAGCAACGCGTCCAGCACGCTGGCGGCGCCTACGGCTGGCTCTCCACCCTGAAGGCGCCACTGACCGACCGGGCTGGCACGATCATCGGCCTGATCACGCACAACCGCGACATCACCGCGCGCCGCGAACTCGAGAACGAACTGGCCGAAAGCCGCGTCAGGCTGACCGATGCGCTGACGCATATGGCCGACGGGCTGGTGATGTTCGACGCCGAGGACAGGCTGACGCTCTGCAACGACCAGTACCGCGAGATGTTTCCAGATACCGCCGATGTGCGTGTTCCCGGTGCCGATCATCGCGCCATTCTTCGCCTCTCCGTCGAGCGCGGCGAGGAGATCGTGCAGGGAGACGAACTCGAGCCGTGGATCGACGATATCATCCGGTCGCATCATGTGGCGTGCAACCGTCAGATCCGGCTGGCCGACGGGCGCTGGCTCGATATCAGAACCAGGCCGACCCATGATGGCGGCAGCCTCAGCGTGTTCTCCGACATCACCGCGGGCAAGCAGGCCGAGGCGGAACTGGTGGCGGCCAACGAGAAGCTGAACCTGCTCGCGCATCGCGACGGCCTGACCGAACTGATGACCCGGCGCGCCTTCGACGAGACGCTGGCGCGCGAGTTCGCCCGCAGCCAGCGCAACGACACGCCGCTCAGCCTACTGCTTGTCGATGTCGACTGGTTCAAGCGGTTCAACGACCGTTACGGCCACCCGGCGGGTGACGACTGCCTGCGCGCCGTAAGCGACTGCCTGCGGGCGACGATGCGCCGCCCGGCGGATTCCGCTGCCCGCTACGGCGGCGAGGAGTTCGCGATGATCCTGCCGGAAACCGACGCCAAGGGCGCTTTCGTCATTGCCGAGAAGCTGAGGGCCGCCGTGCGCGGCCTGGAACTTGTGCACGAGGCTAGCGAAAAGAAGATCGTGACTGTCAGCACCGGGGTGGCGAGCCTCGATGCTAACGGGCCGGCCCTCGACATGGCCGGGCTGATCCGGCGCGCCGACGAGGCGCTCTATGGCGCGAAGGCGGCGGGGCGCGACCGCGTGCATGGCTGGCCGCGCCATGACCTGTCTCAGGCGCCACTTTTGCGCGGACGGCGCAAGTGA
- a CDS encoding substrate-binding domain-containing protein, with product MNRREFLMTSAAAGAMMLAAPSVFAADKLTILGSVPNLGFPFFVHMLNEIKAEAAAQGVNLTESDGQNSATKQTADIEAALVQKVNAIVISPLDVNALAPAIEEAVKAGVPVVTIDRRVDGVAGILAHVGADNVKGGEAEANAMVAAFPNGAKIFHLQGQPGAGPAIDRNKGVHNVLDPVKDKYQIIFEQTANFARAEALSVTEAGLAANGKPDAIVCANDDMALGAMEACAARNFTDVKIYGFDALPEALVAVRDGKLAGTVEQFPGEQSRTAVRIAVAFAKDKTEPKEKLVLLTPIVIGKDNLDKAERIGETK from the coding sequence ATGAACAGACGTGAATTCCTGATGACCTCGGCTGCCGCCGGCGCCATGATGCTTGCCGCACCCTCGGTGTTTGCCGCGGACAAGCTGACCATTCTGGGCTCCGTGCCCAATCTCGGCTTTCCGTTCTTCGTGCACATGCTGAACGAGATCAAGGCGGAAGCGGCCGCGCAAGGCGTCAACCTGACCGAGAGCGACGGCCAGAATTCGGCCACCAAGCAGACCGCCGACATCGAGGCGGCCCTGGTGCAGAAGGTCAACGCCATCGTCATCTCGCCGCTCGACGTCAATGCGCTCGCGCCGGCCATCGAGGAAGCCGTCAAGGCCGGCGTCCCGGTGGTGACGATCGACCGCCGTGTCGACGGTGTCGCGGGCATTCTCGCTCATGTCGGCGCCGACAACGTCAAGGGTGGCGAGGCGGAGGCCAATGCCATGGTGGCGGCGTTCCCCAATGGCGCCAAGATTTTCCACCTTCAGGGCCAGCCCGGCGCCGGCCCGGCGATCGACCGCAACAAGGGCGTGCACAATGTGCTCGATCCGGTGAAGGACAAGTACCAGATCATCTTCGAGCAGACCGCCAACTTCGCCCGCGCCGAGGCGCTGTCGGTGACCGAGGCCGGTCTTGCCGCCAACGGCAAGCCGGACGCGATCGTCTGCGCCAATGACGACATGGCGCTGGGCGCGATGGAAGCCTGTGCCGCCCGCAACTTCACCGATGTAAAGATCTACGGCTTCGACGCGCTGCCCGAAGCGCTGGTCGCCGTGCGCGACGGCAAGCTTGCCGGCACGGTCGAGCAGTTCCCCGGCGAACAGTCGCGTACCGCGGTGCGCATCGCCGTCGCCTTCGCCAAGGACAAGACCGAGCCGAAGGAGAAGCTGGTGCTGCTGACGCCGATCGTCATCGGCAAGGACAATCTCGACAAGGCGGAGCGCATTGGCGAGACGAAGTAG
- a CDS encoding GcrA cell cycle regulator — protein MPSYIDSELQAIASWLKDGLSASGIAAEFSALRGSPVSRNAIIGIVHRNAMLAAIGFANGKGVIAERAANRASHKAANEMVGLVQKRASGGIPHVIGDAGTKPRPAGKSRREPPPAWLPPRLFVHELGALPPDGEAFRFKVPVPQRPPVGRQPHGVAMRFIDCLFGRCRAPLDLTLEEDPEKDAPGGRPGEDMLCCGMHTRALKSYCEYHQACFRRRIFVAQPV, from the coding sequence ATGCCGAGCTATATCGACAGCGAATTGCAAGCGATCGCCAGCTGGCTGAAAGACGGGCTGTCGGCCTCGGGGATCGCGGCTGAATTCAGTGCGCTGCGCGGCAGCCCGGTATCGCGCAATGCCATCATCGGCATCGTGCATCGCAATGCCATGCTGGCGGCGATCGGCTTTGCCAACGGCAAGGGCGTGATCGCGGAGCGTGCCGCGAACCGGGCCAGCCACAAGGCCGCCAACGAGATGGTTGGGCTGGTGCAAAAGCGGGCAAGCGGCGGCATACCGCACGTTATTGGTGATGCCGGTACAAAACCCCGCCCCGCTGGGAAATCCAGGCGCGAGCCGCCACCGGCCTGGTTGCCGCCGCGCCTTTTCGTACACGAGTTGGGCGCGCTGCCGCCGGATGGCGAGGCCTTTCGCTTCAAGGTGCCGGTGCCGCAACGCCCGCCGGTGGGTCGCCAGCCGCATGGCGTGGCGATGCGCTTCATCGACTGCCTGTTCGGCCGCTGCCGCGCACCACTCGACTTGACGCTGGAGGAAGACCCGGAAAAGGACGCGCCAGGCGGGCGGCCAGGCGAAGACATGCTGTGCTGCGGCATGCACACGCGGGCGCTGAAAAGCTACTGCGAATACCATCAGGCGTGCTTTCGCCGCCGCATTTTCGTGGCGCAGCCGGTGTGA
- a CDS encoding helix-turn-helix transcriptional regulator translates to MAKTSLSIKVGAAIRQARKQRGLVMRHIAEHNDTDVAAVGNWETGRNLPKTENLLKTAAFLRVDPVALGKGEVVFLDDAGPVADAEIVTDAGPLPSGPMDIELLGAAVGGDDGDFTFNGEVAGYVQRPPGIAHLRKVFALHVLSDSMVPRYEPGEMLYCGGRDAVPGDHVVIETFPEENERNGKAFIKKLVKRTAAELVVEQYNPPKLLTFDRYAIKHVWRVIPLKELLGY, encoded by the coding sequence ATGGCAAAAACCTCACTATCGATCAAGGTCGGAGCAGCGATCCGCCAGGCGCGCAAGCAGCGCGGCCTGGTCATGCGTCATATTGCCGAGCACAACGACACCGATGTCGCAGCCGTCGGCAACTGGGAAACCGGCCGCAACCTGCCCAAGACAGAGAACCTGTTGAAGACCGCCGCCTTCCTGCGCGTCGACCCGGTGGCGCTCGGCAAGGGCGAGGTCGTTTTCCTCGATGATGCCGGCCCGGTCGCCGATGCCGAGATCGTCACCGATGCCGGCCCGCTGCCCTCCGGGCCGATGGACATCGAACTGCTCGGCGCGGCTGTCGGCGGCGACGATGGCGACTTCACCTTCAACGGCGAGGTCGCCGGCTATGTCCAGCGCCCGCCCGGCATCGCCCATCTACGCAAGGTGTTCGCGCTGCATGTGCTGTCGGACTCCATGGTGCCGCGCTACGAACCCGGCGAAATGCTCTATTGCGGCGGCCGCGACGCCGTGCCCGGCGACCATGTGGTGATCGAGACCTTTCCGGAAGAAAACGAGCGCAACGGCAAGGCCTTCATCAAGAAGCTGGTCAAGCGCACCGCAGCCGAGCTGGTGGTCGAGCAGTACAATCCGCCCAAATTGCTGACCTTCGACCGCTACGCGATAAAACACGTCTGGCGCGTCATCCCGCTCAAGGAACTGCTGGGATATTGA
- a CDS encoding flagellar basal body-associated protein FliL, which yields MKQLAFAFLWLFAFAVSADAASTTAGLADATVLIVRHGEKPDSGTGLSPAGEARAQAYVAYFQPIMLDGVAFRPDVLVASADSKNSARERLTLAPLAQALKLPIDQRFADKDVKALVQALSTESHGKSILIAWHHGELPKLIHAFGADPTALLPTGKWPDDEFNWVVVLRFDPAGQLVPGSARVIEEKLGS from the coding sequence ATGAAACAGCTTGCCTTCGCCTTCCTCTGGCTCTTCGCCTTTGCCGTATCGGCCGATGCCGCCAGCACTACGGCGGGTCTCGCAGACGCCACGGTGCTGATCGTGCGCCATGGCGAAAAGCCGGACAGCGGGACGGGCCTGTCACCCGCCGGCGAGGCCCGCGCACAGGCCTATGTCGCCTATTTCCAGCCCATCATGCTCGACGGCGTGGCGTTTCGTCCTGATGTGCTGGTGGCAAGCGCGGATTCCAAGAACAGCGCACGCGAGCGGCTGACACTGGCGCCGCTGGCGCAAGCGCTGAAACTGCCCATCGACCAGCGCTTCGCCGACAAGGACGTCAAGGCTCTCGTCCAGGCGCTGTCAACCGAAAGTCACGGCAAGTCGATTCTCATCGCCTGGCATCATGGCGAGCTGCCCAAACTCATCCACGCCTTCGGCGCCGACCCGACAGCATTGCTGCCGACCGGCAAATGGCCTGATGACGAGTTCAACTGGGTGGTGGTGCTGCGCTTCGACCCTGCCGGCCAGCTCGTGCCGGGCTCAGCGCGCGTGATTGAGGAGAAGCTGGGGAGTTAA
- a CDS encoding DUF982 domain-containing protein, whose translation MGTMKTGVPLKVMLDGHAQEIDSVSEAADFLQRWPVERRGHVYRSALNACSAAIAAQMSASDAIKVFTGFARVSGVLVSEGGTPMMLEARSVQSRMPKLGRTVPK comes from the coding sequence ATGGGTACGATGAAAACAGGAGTGCCGCTCAAGGTAATGCTCGATGGCCATGCCCAGGAGATCGACAGCGTCAGTGAGGCCGCCGATTTCCTGCAGCGCTGGCCGGTGGAGCGGCGGGGCCATGTCTACCGCAGCGCGCTTAACGCCTGCAGCGCGGCAATCGCGGCACAGATGTCGGCCTCGGATGCCATCAAGGTTTTTACCGGCTTTGCCCGGGTCAGCGGCGTGCTGGTGTCTGAAGGCGGCACGCCGATGATGCTGGAGGCCAGGAGCGTGCAAAGCCGCATGCCGAAGCTCGGCCGCACAGTGCCGAAATAA
- a CDS encoding DUF6456 domain-containing protein: MSKKAIKPAKPQAPKLPKGEAEQVRIRREVGHDFALKDDAFGRKRLNAGTLEARRVYEVSNDGFTATGGVVRVRNVDPLIGITSLSRLQREAGLRYREDFRASQQAGIKPMSLTERVDGGRHGGGIADSVLNAGRAHATATRALGHWDVAGVVQKVCCLEQPIKTVAEQSGEGRDVATKLLKVGLDLLAVHYGMMMGRR; the protein is encoded by the coding sequence ATGAGCAAGAAAGCCATCAAGCCCGCAAAGCCCCAGGCGCCGAAACTGCCGAAAGGCGAGGCCGAGCAGGTGCGCATCCGCCGCGAGGTTGGCCATGACTTCGCGCTGAAGGACGACGCGTTCGGGCGCAAGCGGCTGAACGCCGGCACGCTGGAAGCGCGGCGCGTCTATGAGGTGTCGAATGACGGCTTCACCGCCACCGGCGGCGTGGTGCGCGTGCGCAATGTCGACCCGCTCATCGGTATCACTTCGCTGTCGCGCCTGCAGCGCGAAGCCGGCCTGCGCTACCGCGAGGATTTTCGCGCCAGCCAGCAGGCCGGCATCAAGCCGATGTCACTGACCGAACGCGTCGACGGCGGCCGCCACGGCGGCGGCATCGCCGACAGCGTGCTCAACGCCGGCCGCGCCCACGCCACTGCCACCCGCGCGCTCGGCCATTGGGACGTCGCCGGCGTGGTGCAAAAAGTCTGCTGCCTGGAACAGCCGATCAAGACCGTGGCCGAGCAGAGCGGAGAAGGCCGAGACGTGGCGACGAAGTTGCTGAAGGTGGGGTTGGATTTGTTGGCGGTGCACTATGGGATGATGATGGGGAGAAGGTGA
- a CDS encoding GSU2403 family nucleotidyltransferase fold protein: protein MKDVDIVYRTMFAELDQRTFDAAFTSDFSSDGIFVRQKSKNQEFWYFQTNVDGKPVRKYVGSCANEEISNRVKSFKDLKNDLKSRRKLVSTLVRNAYLPAPERFTGDVVAALSDAGLFRLRGVLVGTVAYQCYPGLLGVRLPSTAMQTGDADFAQFHSISAAVEDSLPPILDVLKAIDSTFRDIPHQSDNRFSTQFENAKKFKVEFLTPNTGSDEHSDRAARMPALGGAAAQPLRFLDFLIQDPVRTVMLHKSGVPVTLPAPERYAVHKLIVSTRRRKDASGYTKLEKDTAQAASLIEALVQTRRHVDLAMAFAEAWNRGTSWREGISIGLSYIGENRRLVEDGFRRGLIETDQDPANFGLK, encoded by the coding sequence ATGAAAGACGTCGATATCGTCTACAGGACCATGTTCGCCGAGCTTGATCAGCGGACCTTCGACGCGGCCTTCACTTCGGATTTTTCGAGTGACGGGATCTTCGTCAGGCAGAAGTCGAAGAACCAGGAGTTCTGGTATTTTCAGACCAATGTCGACGGCAAACCGGTCAGGAAATATGTCGGCTCTTGCGCCAACGAAGAGATAAGCAACAGGGTCAAGTCTTTCAAAGATTTGAAGAATGACCTGAAGAGCCGCCGCAAGCTGGTATCAACCCTGGTCAGGAACGCCTACCTGCCAGCCCCGGAACGGTTTACCGGGGATGTCGTGGCGGCGCTTTCGGATGCCGGCCTGTTCAGGCTCAGAGGCGTTCTGGTCGGGACCGTCGCCTATCAATGCTATCCGGGCCTGCTCGGAGTTCGCCTGCCGTCAACAGCCATGCAGACTGGCGACGCCGATTTCGCCCAGTTTCATTCGATTTCCGCCGCTGTCGAAGACAGCCTTCCGCCGATACTGGACGTCCTCAAGGCGATCGACTCGACCTTTCGCGACATTCCGCACCAATCGGACAACAGGTTCAGCACCCAGTTTGAAAATGCGAAAAAGTTCAAGGTTGAGTTCCTGACACCCAACACAGGCAGCGACGAACATTCGGACCGCGCGGCAAGAATGCCGGCGCTTGGCGGGGCCGCCGCCCAGCCCCTCAGGTTTCTCGATTTCCTCATTCAGGATCCGGTGCGCACCGTCATGCTGCACAAAAGCGGCGTCCCCGTTACCCTCCCCGCGCCAGAGCGGTATGCGGTCCACAAATTGATCGTCAGCACGCGCCGGCGCAAGGACGCCTCGGGCTACACAAAGCTGGAAAAAGACACAGCACAGGCCGCTTCCCTGATCGAAGCCCTGGTCCAGACGCGTCGCCACGTCGATCTCGCCATGGCTTTCGCGGAGGCCTGGAACCGCGGCACTTCGTGGCGTGAAGGAATTTCCATCGGCCTGTCGTATATCGGAGAGAACAGGCGTCTTGTGGAGGATGGGTTTCGGCGAGGCTTGATCGAGACCGATCAAGACCCTGCGAACTTCGGCCTGAAATAG
- a CDS encoding GIY-YIG nuclease family protein → MKAYVEFEFDLPGALLARLITVLDELETAPLNNASLLEVPEEQGVYQLLLDDRVVYVGKTDAEAGLHKRLARHARKIMHRAGLDPARVSFKAVRIFVFTAVDLESDLIRHYGGVKAIDWNGSGFGSNDPGRERDTTKVDPKNYDASFPIDIDRELAFAIDAGETAASALSRLKDALPYTFRYQGNGGRNRKPHDDFEETVLSARSGPLTPRSAIEHVVKALPSGWQATALPGYIILYKEEREYPQAEVIAGSRI, encoded by the coding sequence ATGAAGGCCTACGTCGAGTTCGAGTTCGATCTTCCGGGCGCCTTGCTGGCGCGGCTTATCACGGTGCTGGACGAGCTCGAAACCGCACCGCTCAACAATGCCAGCTTGCTTGAGGTTCCCGAGGAACAAGGCGTCTATCAGCTTCTGCTCGATGATCGCGTTGTCTATGTCGGCAAGACCGACGCCGAGGCCGGGCTTCACAAGCGCCTGGCGCGCCACGCACGCAAAATCATGCATCGAGCTGGCCTTGATCCAGCACGTGTAAGCTTCAAGGCCGTGCGCATCTTCGTGTTCACCGCGGTCGATCTGGAGTCCGATCTGATCCGCCACTATGGCGGCGTGAAAGCGATCGATTGGAACGGCAGCGGCTTCGGCTCCAACGATCCTGGCCGGGAGCGCGACACCACCAAGGTCGATCCCAAGAACTACGACGCCAGTTTTCCGATCGATATCGACCGGGAACTGGCCTTCGCGATCGACGCCGGTGAGACGGCGGCAAGCGCGCTCTCACGGCTCAAGGATGCCTTGCCCTATACATTCCGCTACCAGGGTAATGGCGGCCGCAACCGGAAGCCTCATGACGATTTCGAGGAAACCGTGCTTTCGGCGCGGAGCGGCCCGCTTACGCCGCGCTCGGCGATAGAGCATGTCGTCAAGGCTTTGCCCTCGGGTTGGCAGGCGACAGCCCTGCCCGGCTACATCATTCTTTACAAGGAAGAGCGTGAGTACCCTCAAGCCGAGGTGATCGCGGGTTCAAGGATCTAG